The proteins below are encoded in one region of Pirellulales bacterium:
- the purD gene encoding phosphoribosylamine--glycine ligase has translation MNVLVIGNGAREHALAWKIAQSARVERVFVAPGNAGTALDAENVDISPGDFPRLIKFARENKVRLTVVGPEQPLTAGIVDAFVAAGLRVFGPSKAAAELEGSKVFCKNLLRQADVPTADYRAFRSADRATTFLKERDDVPVVVKADGLAAGKGVVVCSGRAEALEAVDRIARAKEFGDAGNQLVIEERLDGHEASVLAITDGQTIVTLPPCQDHKRAYDGDTGPNTGGMGAYSPTPVVDDAMLRWVEEHVLVPTVHAMKRSRRPFRGVLYAGLMITNQGPKVLEYNVRLGDPECQPLLMRLKSDLVDLLEATVEGRLDSLSPPQWDSRPSVCVVMASEGYPGKYHTGKAVRGLDEAAKVPDVKVFHAGTASAAGQIVTNGGRVLGVTALGGTLAAAKLQAYTAVKAIRWDGAWCRKDISDKALRR, from the coding sequence GTGTTCGTGGCGCCGGGCAACGCCGGCACGGCGCTCGACGCGGAAAACGTCGATATTTCCCCAGGCGATTTCCCGCGGCTCATCAAGTTCGCCCGTGAGAATAAGGTCCGCTTGACCGTGGTCGGTCCGGAGCAGCCGCTGACGGCCGGCATCGTCGATGCTTTCGTCGCGGCCGGGCTGCGCGTGTTCGGGCCGAGCAAAGCCGCGGCCGAATTGGAAGGAAGCAAGGTGTTCTGCAAAAACCTGCTCCGCCAGGCCGACGTGCCGACCGCCGACTACCGGGCTTTTCGCTCCGCCGACCGGGCCACGACCTTTCTCAAAGAACGCGACGACGTGCCGGTGGTCGTCAAGGCCGACGGACTGGCGGCCGGCAAGGGCGTCGTCGTTTGCTCCGGCCGCGCGGAGGCCCTGGAGGCCGTCGACCGCATTGCCCGTGCCAAAGAGTTTGGCGACGCCGGCAACCAACTGGTCATCGAAGAACGGCTCGACGGGCACGAAGCGAGCGTGCTGGCGATCACCGACGGCCAGACCATCGTCACGCTGCCGCCCTGCCAGGATCACAAGCGTGCCTACGACGGAGACACCGGGCCGAACACCGGCGGCATGGGCGCCTATTCTCCCACGCCTGTGGTCGACGACGCCATGCTGCGTTGGGTCGAGGAGCACGTGTTGGTGCCCACCGTCCACGCCATGAAGCGCTCGCGGCGTCCCTTCCGCGGCGTGCTCTATGCCGGGCTGATGATCACCAATCAGGGGCCGAAGGTGTTGGAATACAACGTCCGGCTGGGCGACCCGGAATGTCAACCGCTCTTGATGCGGCTGAAGAGCGACTTGGTCGACCTGTTGGAAGCCACGGTCGAGGGGCGGCTCGACTCGCTCAGCCCGCCGCAGTGGGATTCGCGTCCGTCGGTCTGCGTGGTGATGGCCAGCGAAGGCTATCCGGGAAAATATCACACCGGCAAAGCGGTGCGTGGTCTGGACGAAGCGGCCAAAGTGCCCGACGTGAAAGTGTTTCACGCCGGCACGGCGTCGGCGGCCGGTCAAATCGTGACCAATGGCGGCCGGGTGCTCGGCGTGACCGCGTTGGGCGGTACGCTCGCGGCGGCCAAGCTGCAAGCCTACACCGCCGTGAAAGCGATCCGCTGGGACGGCGCCTGGTGCCGAAAGGACATCTCCGACAAGGCGCTGCGCCGGTAG